In Pyrus communis chromosome 1, drPyrComm1.1, whole genome shotgun sequence, the following are encoded in one genomic region:
- the LOC137716855 gene encoding uncharacterized protein isoform X1 has protein sequence MMDNGILQVTLSKPEGIVTGIRYNGIDNLLEIRNEQSNRGYWDLVWNSAATGTTGIFDVIKGTSFTIIMETEEQVELSFTRTWDPSQEGKLVPLNIDKRFIMLRGSSGFYSYAIYEHLKDWPAFELGETRIAFKLRKDKFHYMAMADNRQRYMPLPDDRSPPRGQALAYPEAVLLVNPVEPELKGEVDDKYQYSCDNKDNKVHGWICTEPPVGFWQITPSTEFRSGGPFKQNLTSHVGPTTLAMFLSAHYAGEDLVPKFAAGEEWKKVFGPVFMYVNSAYEGNDPLSLWEDAKSQMMMEVQCWPYSFPASEEFPKSHQRGNVRGRLLIQDRYVSNDYIPVNGAYVGLAPPGDIGSWQRECKDYQFWTTTDEDGYFCINGIRTGDYNLNASVPGFIGDYHYDVVMTITSGCDIDMGDLVYEPPRDGPTLWEIGIPDRSAAEFYVPDPNPKYINKLFVNHPDRFRQYGLWERYSELYSDQDLVYTVGVSDYSKDWFFAQVTRKKDDNKYQGTTWQIKFNLDNVDQTGSYKLRVALASATFSELQVRVNDPKANRPLFTSGMIGRDNSIARHGIHGLYWLYNVDVPSSRLVEGDNIIYLTQPRSTGPFQGIMYDYLRFEGPSSPSSKL, from the exons ATGATGGATAATGGGATTCTCCAAGTGACGCTATCAAAGCCAGAGGGAATCGTGACTGGAATTCGATACAATGGCATCGATAACTTGCTTGAAATTCGTAACGAGCAATCTAACAGAGG GTACTGGGACCTTGTTTGGAACTCAGCTGCTACTGGAACAACAGGAATATTTGATGT GATCAAGGGAACAAGCTTTACGATTATAATGGAAACTGAAGAACAGGTGGAGCTCTCTTTCACAAGGACCTGGGATCCCTCCCAAGAGGGCAAACTCGTACCCTTAAATATTGATAAAAG GTTCATTATGCTTCGAGGTTCTTCAGGCTTCTATTCCTACGCCATTTACGAGCACTTGAAGGACTGGCCTGCTTTCGAGCTTGGAGAAACCAGAATTGCCTTCAAACTCAGAAAAGACAA gtTTCACTACATGGCCATGGCGGACAATAGGCAAAGATACATGCCCTTGCCTGATGACCGTTCACCACCGAGAGGCCAAGCCCTGGCCTATCCGGAGGCCGTTCTTCTTGTCAATCCTGTGGAGCCTGAGCTTAAAGGAGAA GTGGATGACAAATACCAATATTCATGTGACAACAAGGATAATAAGGTTCATGGGTGGATATGCACCGAGCCACCAGTGGGGTTTTGGCAAATTACCCCTAGCACTGAGTTTCGATCTGGTGGACCCTTTAAGCAGAACCTCACCTCCCACGTTGGCCCCACCACCCTTGCT ATGTTTCTAAGCGCACATTATGCTGGAGAAGATTTGGTTCCAAAATTTGCAGCGggtgaggaatggaagaaagtTTTTGGACCAGTTTTCATGTATGTTAATTCAGCATATGAAGGAAATGACCCACTTTCGTTATGGGAGGATGCTAAATCACAG ATGATGATGGAAGTCCAGTGCTGGCCCTACAGCTTCCCAGCATCTGAGGAATTTCCCAAGTCACACCAACGGGGTAATGTTAGGGGCAGACTACTTATTCAAGATAG ATACGTTAGCAACGATTATATACCCGTCAATGGTGCGTATGTTGGGTTAGCCCCCCCAGGAGACATTGGATCGTGGCAAAGAGAATGCAAG GACTATCAATTCTGGACCACAACCGATGAAGATGGCTACTTTTGCATCAATGGGATACGCACGGGCGATTATAATCTGAATGCATCTGTCCCTGGTTTTATTGGAGATTATCATTACGATGTTGTTATGACTATAACCTCAG GTTGTGACATTGATATGGGTGATCTTGTATATGAGCCTCCCAGAGATGGCCCTACTTTATGGGAAATAGGCATTCCGGATCGTTCTGCTGCAGAGTTTTATGTTCCCGACCCTAATCCAAAGTACATTAACAAACTCTTCGTCAATCATCCTGACAG GTTTAGGCAGTACGGACTGTGGGAAAGATACTCAGAGTTGTATTCTGATCAAGACTTGGTTTATACCGTTGGTGTCAGTGACTACAGCAAAGACTGGTTCTTTGCTCAGGTTACCAG GAAAAAAGATGATAATAAATATCAAGGAACTACTTGGCAAATTAAATTCAATCTTGACAATGTAGACCAAACTGGTTCCTACAAGCTGAGAGTAGCGCTTGCCTCTGCAACTTTTTCTGAATTGCAG gTTCGGGTGAATGATCCAAAGGCAAATCGCCCTCTATTCACGAGCGGGATGATAGGGAGAGATAACTCAATAGCAAGGCATGGAATCCACGGGCTTTATTGGCTTTACAATGTGGACGTACCAAGCTCTCGGCTTGTCGAGGGAGACAATATAATCTATTTGACGCAACCAAGAAGCACAGGCCCTTTCCAGGGCATTATGTATGATTATCTTCGCTTTGAAGGTCCCTCATCTCCAAGCTCCAAATTATAG
- the LOC137716855 gene encoding uncharacterized protein isoform X2, giving the protein MDNGILQVTLSKPEGIVTGIRYNGIDNLLEIRNEQSNRGYWDLVWNSAATGTTGIFDVIKGTSFTIIMETEEQVELSFTRTWDPSQEGKLVPLNIDKRFIMLRGSSGFYSYAIYEHLKDWPAFELGETRIAFKLRKDKFHYMAMADNRQRYMPLPDDRSPPRGQALAYPEAVLLVNPVEPELKGEVDDKYQYSCDNKDNKVHGWICTEPPVGFWQITPSTEFRSGGPFKQNLTSHVGPTTLAMFLSAHYAGEDLVPKFAAGEEWKKVFGPVFMYVNSAYEGNDPLSLWEDAKSQMMMEVQCWPYSFPASEEFPKSHQRGNVRGRLLIQDRYVSNDYIPVNGAYVGLAPPGDIGSWQRECKDYQFWTTTDEDGYFCINGIRTGDYNLNASVPGFIGDYHYDVVMTITSGGPINSLMLICRAYFFRFAYQLLNNAGCDIDMGDLVYEPPRDGPTLWEIGIPDRSAAEFYVPDPNPKYINKLFVNHPDRFRQYGLWERYSELYSDQDLVYTVGVSDYSKDWFFAQVTRKKDDNKYQGTTWQIKFNLDNVDQTGSYKLRVALASATFSELQVRVNDPKANRPLFTSGMIGRDNSIARHGIHGLYWLYNVDVPSSRLVEGDNIIYLTQPRSTGPFQGIMYDYLRFEGPSSPSSKL; this is encoded by the exons ATGGATAATGGGATTCTCCAAGTGACGCTATCAAAGCCAGAGGGAATCGTGACTGGAATTCGATACAATGGCATCGATAACTTGCTTGAAATTCGTAACGAGCAATCTAACAGAGG GTACTGGGACCTTGTTTGGAACTCAGCTGCTACTGGAACAACAGGAATATTTGATGT GATCAAGGGAACAAGCTTTACGATTATAATGGAAACTGAAGAACAGGTGGAGCTCTCTTTCACAAGGACCTGGGATCCCTCCCAAGAGGGCAAACTCGTACCCTTAAATATTGATAAAAG GTTCATTATGCTTCGAGGTTCTTCAGGCTTCTATTCCTACGCCATTTACGAGCACTTGAAGGACTGGCCTGCTTTCGAGCTTGGAGAAACCAGAATTGCCTTCAAACTCAGAAAAGACAA gtTTCACTACATGGCCATGGCGGACAATAGGCAAAGATACATGCCCTTGCCTGATGACCGTTCACCACCGAGAGGCCAAGCCCTGGCCTATCCGGAGGCCGTTCTTCTTGTCAATCCTGTGGAGCCTGAGCTTAAAGGAGAA GTGGATGACAAATACCAATATTCATGTGACAACAAGGATAATAAGGTTCATGGGTGGATATGCACCGAGCCACCAGTGGGGTTTTGGCAAATTACCCCTAGCACTGAGTTTCGATCTGGTGGACCCTTTAAGCAGAACCTCACCTCCCACGTTGGCCCCACCACCCTTGCT ATGTTTCTAAGCGCACATTATGCTGGAGAAGATTTGGTTCCAAAATTTGCAGCGggtgaggaatggaagaaagtTTTTGGACCAGTTTTCATGTATGTTAATTCAGCATATGAAGGAAATGACCCACTTTCGTTATGGGAGGATGCTAAATCACAG ATGATGATGGAAGTCCAGTGCTGGCCCTACAGCTTCCCAGCATCTGAGGAATTTCCCAAGTCACACCAACGGGGTAATGTTAGGGGCAGACTACTTATTCAAGATAG ATACGTTAGCAACGATTATATACCCGTCAATGGTGCGTATGTTGGGTTAGCCCCCCCAGGAGACATTGGATCGTGGCAAAGAGAATGCAAG GACTATCAATTCTGGACCACAACCGATGAAGATGGCTACTTTTGCATCAATGGGATACGCACGGGCGATTATAATCTGAATGCATCTGTCCCTGGTTTTATTGGAGATTATCATTACGATGTTGTTATGACTATAACCTCAGGTGGTCCAATTAATTCCCTAATGTTAATTTGTAGGGCTTACTTCTTTCGTTTTGCCTATCAGCTACTAAA CAATGCAGGTTGTGACATTGATATGGGTGATCTTGTATATGAGCCTCCCAGAGATGGCCCTACTTTATGGGAAATAGGCATTCCGGATCGTTCTGCTGCAGAGTTTTATGTTCCCGACCCTAATCCAAAGTACATTAACAAACTCTTCGTCAATCATCCTGACAG GTTTAGGCAGTACGGACTGTGGGAAAGATACTCAGAGTTGTATTCTGATCAAGACTTGGTTTATACCGTTGGTGTCAGTGACTACAGCAAAGACTGGTTCTTTGCTCAGGTTACCAG GAAAAAAGATGATAATAAATATCAAGGAACTACTTGGCAAATTAAATTCAATCTTGACAATGTAGACCAAACTGGTTCCTACAAGCTGAGAGTAGCGCTTGCCTCTGCAACTTTTTCTGAATTGCAG gTTCGGGTGAATGATCCAAAGGCAAATCGCCCTCTATTCACGAGCGGGATGATAGGGAGAGATAACTCAATAGCAAGGCATGGAATCCACGGGCTTTATTGGCTTTACAATGTGGACGTACCAAGCTCTCGGCTTGTCGAGGGAGACAATATAATCTATTTGACGCAACCAAGAAGCACAGGCCCTTTCCAGGGCATTATGTATGATTATCTTCGCTTTGAAGGTCCCTCATCTCCAAGCTCCAAATTATAG